The proteins below come from a single Eubacterium limosum genomic window:
- a CDS encoding MarR family winged helix-turn-helix transcriptional regulator encodes MMKKEKKSKKPADKKNSKKKNGKKKEILKTGEAQKTKTAADSKSRKDLKQALAEITAKYQLIEDLPRFYGGEIPLYISETSALRVIGGTPGLNLTAIATALGVSKSAVSKSTGKLMEKGLITKERALREVIFNLSNEGQILYDRMNNDEKLLFKGLDTYLKTLSPDDEKAVSDFLDHIHLELEKAVNKLREPLEDIDEK; translated from the coding sequence ATGATGAAAAAGGAAAAAAAGAGTAAGAAACCAGCTGACAAGAAGAATTCAAAGAAAAAGAACGGCAAGAAAAAAGAAATTCTGAAAACTGGGGAAGCGCAGAAGACCAAGACCGCTGCCGACTCCAAGTCCAGGAAAGATTTGAAGCAGGCACTGGCTGAAATCACGGCCAAGTACCAGCTCATCGAAGATCTTCCGCGTTTCTACGGCGGGGAAATTCCCCTTTATATTTCCGAAACCAGTGCGCTCCGTGTCATCGGCGGCACTCCCGGCCTTAATCTGACCGCCATCGCCACAGCGCTGGGCGTCTCTAAAAGCGCAGTCTCCAAGAGCACCGGCAAACTCATGGAAAAAGGGCTGATCACCAAAGAACGCGCCCTTCGCGAGGTCATCTTTAATCTGAGCAATGAAGGGCAAATACTTTACGACCGGATGAATAATGACGAAAAGTTGCTTTTTAAAGGCCTTGATACCTATCTGAAAACTTTGAGCCCGGATGACGAAAAGGCTGTATCTGACTTCTTAGACCACATCCACCTGGAGCTTGAAAAAGCAGTCAACAAGCTCAGGGAACCTCTTGAGGATATTGACGAAAAATAA
- a CDS encoding HdeD family acid-resistance protein has protein sequence MYEEPKGPIETLEEDLEKTIKHWWMFLILGILAIGVGIWLFFTPMQGYAALTVFFALTFLISGLASVFVTIFNRKTIPAWGWNLVSGILMLVLGIILVANLNLSADVLAFYVAFAVMFGGFNTIGFAFTTKSLGDSGWGWNLALGILVVILSIVLLLHPVFTALTITIWTGIAFVSLGVSFCMLAYRLSKTNSLLKK, from the coding sequence ATGTACGAAGAACCTAAAGGACCAATCGAAACTCTGGAAGAGGATCTGGAAAAAACCATCAAGCACTGGTGGATGTTTTTAATTCTCGGCATTCTGGCCATCGGCGTAGGCATCTGGCTGTTTTTCACTCCCATGCAAGGGTACGCGGCATTGACGGTGTTCTTTGCCTTAACCTTTTTAATTTCGGGCCTTGCCTCTGTTTTTGTCACCATCTTTAATCGTAAAACCATTCCGGCCTGGGGCTGGAATCTGGTGTCCGGCATTCTCATGCTGGTGCTTGGAATTATTCTGGTGGCAAACCTGAATCTTTCTGCTGATGTACTGGCGTTTTACGTCGCCTTTGCTGTAATGTTCGGCGGATTTAATACCATCGGCTTTGCCTTTACCACAAAATCCCTCGGGGACAGCGGCTGGGGTTGGAATCTGGCACTGGGTATCCTGGTCGTCATCCTGTCCATCGTCCTTCTGCTGCACCCGGTATTCACAGCGCTGACCATCACCATCTGGACCGGCATTGCCTTTGTGAGCCTGGGCGTTTCCTTCTGTATGCTCGCATACCGTTTGTCCAAAACCAACAGTCTGCTGAAAAAATAA